A genomic stretch from Gorilla gorilla gorilla isolate KB3781 chromosome 20, NHGRI_mGorGor1-v2.1_pri, whole genome shotgun sequence includes:
- the LOC101149142 gene encoding basic proline-rich protein-like encodes MWAHESIHLSTCTHECSDRYLDIKFGHQVTEKHKHHPGTRRHMPIASHRPRQEVPPQTPPQTLPHPLGPLALAPRFSAEISPGPPVVSLAPTNTGVHTQRTCIETHDTSFHLGVTVGWRQPPPPQHLRPKDTPVPGAQPPSGPRPWPMQLRERPSPEPPPPGLGLPGSKTPALPARPRVGWMGPKAQPHTPFPSTCHLPIPFRFVGFFVFPDCSGHSPRSRAPAPGFCLDIASP; translated from the coding sequence ATGTGGGCACACGAATCCATCCACCTGTCCACGTGCACACATGAATGTAGCGATAGATATTTGGACATCAAATTTGGACACCAGGTCACGGAGAAACACAAACACCACCCAGGAACACGCAGACATATGCCCATAGCATCCcacaggcccaggcaggaggtcCCACCCCAGACCCCGCCCCAGACGCTCCCTCACCCTCTTGGCCCCCTCGCCCTGGCCCCCAGGTTCTCTGCAGAGATCTCTCCTGGACCCCCAGTGGTCTCCTTGGCGCCCACGAACACAGGCGTGCACACGCAGCGCACATGCATTGAGACACACGATACCTCGTTCCACCTTGGCGTCACGGTGGGCTGGAGGCAGCCCCCCCCCCCACAACACTTGAGGCCAAAGGACACCCCTGTCCCTGGGGCTCAGCCTCCCTCTGGGCCGAGGCCTTGGCCCATGCAGCTGAGGGAGAGGCCCAGCCCTGAGCCTCCCCCACCAGGACTGGGCCTCCCCGGCAGCAAGACCCCGGCACTCCCCGCCAGGCCCAGGGTGGGGTGGATGGGCCCAAAGGCCCAGCCCCACACTCCTTTCCCGTCCACTTGTCACCTACCTATCCCCTTTCGGTTTGTTGGGTTTTTCGTCTTTCCAGATTGCAGTGGACACAGCCCCCGATCTCGAGCCCCGGCCCCCGGCTTCTGTCTGGACATTGCATCGccctag
- the ELAVL3 gene encoding ELAV-like protein 3 isoform X4: MVTILGAMESQVGGGPAGPALPNGPLLGTNGATDDSKTNLIVNYLPQNMTQDEFKSLFGSIGDIESCKLVRDKITGQSLGYGFVNYSDPNDADKAINTLNGLKLQTKTIKVSYARPSSASIRDANLYVSGLPKTMSQKEMEQLFSQYGRIITSRILVDQVTGVSRGVGFIRFDKRIEAEEAIKGLNGQKPLGAAEPITVKFANNPSQKTGQALLTHLYQSSARRYAGPLHHQTQRFRLDNLLNMAYGVKRFSPIAIDGMSGLAGVGLSGGAAGAGWCIFVYNLSPEADESVLWQLFGPFGAVTNVKVIRDFTTNKCKGFGFVTMTNYDEAAMAIASLNGYRLGERVLQVSFKTSKQHKA, from the exons ATGGTCACT ATACTGGGGGCCATGGAGTCTCAGGTGGGGGGGGGCCCGGCCGGCCCGGCCCTGCCCAACGGGCCACTCCTTGGTACAAATGGAGCCACTGacgacagcaagaccaacctcaTCGTCAACTACCTGCCCCAGAACATGACCCAGGATGAGTTCAAGAGTCTCTTCGGCAGCATTGGCGACATCGAGTCCTGCAAGTTGGTTCGGGACAAGATCACAG GGCAGAGCCTTGGCTACGGGTTTGTGAACTATTCTGACCCCAATGATGCAGACAAAGCCATCAACACCCTCAACGGCCTCAAATTACAGACGAAGACCATCAAG GTGTCCTATGCCAGACCCAGTTCAGCATCCATCCGGGATGCTAACCTGTATGTCAGCGGGCTCCCCAAGACCATGAGCCAGAAAGAGATGGAGCAGCTCTTCTCCCAGTATGGCCGCATCATCACGTCCCGCATCCTGGTGGACCAGGTCACAG GTGTCTCTCGGGGTGTGGGATTCATCCGCTTTGACAAGAGGATTGAGGCCGAAGAGGCTATCAAAGGACTGAACGGGCAGAAGCCGCTGGGCGCAGCTGAGCCCATCACAGTCAAGTTCGCGAACAACCCAAGTCAGAAGACGGGGCAGGCGCTGCTCACCCACCTCTACCAGTCATCCGCCCGGCGCTACGCAGGCCCCCTACACCATCAGACACAGCGTTTCCG GCTGGACAATTTGCTCAACATGGCCTACGGCGTCAAGAG GTTCTCGCCGATCGCCATCGATGGTATGAGCGGCCTGGCGGGCGTGGGCCTGTCGGGGGGCGCGGCGGGCGCCGGCTGGTGCATCTTCGTGTACAACCTGTCACCGGAGGCAGACGAGAGCGTGCTGTGGCAGCTGTTCGGGCCTTTTGGGGCAGTCACCAACGTCAAGGTCATCCGTGATTTCACCACCAACAAGTGCAAGGGTTTCGGCTTCGTGACCATGACCAACTATGACGAGGCGGCCATGGCCATCGCCAGCCTGAACGGCTATCGCCTGGGCGAGCGCGTGCTGCAGGTCTCCTTCAAGACCAGCAAACAGCACAAGGCGTGA
- the ELAVL3 gene encoding ELAV-like protein 3 isoform X1: protein MVTQILGAMESQVGGGPAGPALPNGPLLGTNGATDDSKTNLIVNYLPQNMTQDEFKSLFGSIGDIESCKLVRDKITGQSLGYGFVNYSDPNDADKAINTLNGLKLQTKTIKVSYARPSSASIRDANLYVSGLPKTMSQKEMEQLFSQYGRIITSRILVDQVTGVSRGVGFIRFDKRIEAEEAIKGLNGQKPLGAAEPITVKFANNPSQKTGQALLTHLYQSSARRYAGPLHHQTQRFRLDNLLNMAYGVKSPLSLIARFSPIAIDGMSGLAGVGLSGGAAGAGWCIFVYNLSPEADESVLWQLFGPFGAVTNVKVIRDFTTNKCKGFGFVTMTNYDEAAMAIASLNGYRLGERVLQVSFKTSKQHKA from the exons ATGGTCACT CAGATACTGGGGGCCATGGAGTCTCAGGTGGGGGGGGGCCCGGCCGGCCCGGCCCTGCCCAACGGGCCACTCCTTGGTACAAATGGAGCCACTGacgacagcaagaccaacctcaTCGTCAACTACCTGCCCCAGAACATGACCCAGGATGAGTTCAAGAGTCTCTTCGGCAGCATTGGCGACATCGAGTCCTGCAAGTTGGTTCGGGACAAGATCACAG GGCAGAGCCTTGGCTACGGGTTTGTGAACTATTCTGACCCCAATGATGCAGACAAAGCCATCAACACCCTCAACGGCCTCAAATTACAGACGAAGACCATCAAG GTGTCCTATGCCAGACCCAGTTCAGCATCCATCCGGGATGCTAACCTGTATGTCAGCGGGCTCCCCAAGACCATGAGCCAGAAAGAGATGGAGCAGCTCTTCTCCCAGTATGGCCGCATCATCACGTCCCGCATCCTGGTGGACCAGGTCACAG GTGTCTCTCGGGGTGTGGGATTCATCCGCTTTGACAAGAGGATTGAGGCCGAAGAGGCTATCAAAGGACTGAACGGGCAGAAGCCGCTGGGCGCAGCTGAGCCCATCACAGTCAAGTTCGCGAACAACCCAAGTCAGAAGACGGGGCAGGCGCTGCTCACCCACCTCTACCAGTCATCCGCCCGGCGCTACGCAGGCCCCCTACACCATCAGACACAGCGTTTCCG GCTGGACAATTTGCTCAACATGGCCTACGGCGTCAAGAG TCCCCTGTCGCTCATCGCCAGGTTCTCGCCGATCGCCATCGATGGTATGAGCGGCCTGGCGGGCGTGGGCCTGTCGGGGGGCGCGGCGGGCGCCGGCTGGTGCATCTTCGTGTACAACCTGTCACCGGAGGCAGACGAGAGCGTGCTGTGGCAGCTGTTCGGGCCTTTTGGGGCAGTCACCAACGTCAAGGTCATCCGTGATTTCACCACCAACAAGTGCAAGGGTTTCGGCTTCGTGACCATGACCAACTATGACGAGGCGGCCATGGCCATCGCCAGCCTGAACGGCTATCGCCTGGGCGAGCGCGTGCTGCAGGTCTCCTTCAAGACCAGCAAACAGCACAAGGCGTGA
- the ELAVL3 gene encoding ELAV-like protein 3 isoform X2 yields the protein MVTILGAMESQVGGGPAGPALPNGPLLGTNGATDDSKTNLIVNYLPQNMTQDEFKSLFGSIGDIESCKLVRDKITGQSLGYGFVNYSDPNDADKAINTLNGLKLQTKTIKVSYARPSSASIRDANLYVSGLPKTMSQKEMEQLFSQYGRIITSRILVDQVTGVSRGVGFIRFDKRIEAEEAIKGLNGQKPLGAAEPITVKFANNPSQKTGQALLTHLYQSSARRYAGPLHHQTQRFRLDNLLNMAYGVKSPLSLIARFSPIAIDGMSGLAGVGLSGGAAGAGWCIFVYNLSPEADESVLWQLFGPFGAVTNVKVIRDFTTNKCKGFGFVTMTNYDEAAMAIASLNGYRLGERVLQVSFKTSKQHKA from the exons ATGGTCACT ATACTGGGGGCCATGGAGTCTCAGGTGGGGGGGGGCCCGGCCGGCCCGGCCCTGCCCAACGGGCCACTCCTTGGTACAAATGGAGCCACTGacgacagcaagaccaacctcaTCGTCAACTACCTGCCCCAGAACATGACCCAGGATGAGTTCAAGAGTCTCTTCGGCAGCATTGGCGACATCGAGTCCTGCAAGTTGGTTCGGGACAAGATCACAG GGCAGAGCCTTGGCTACGGGTTTGTGAACTATTCTGACCCCAATGATGCAGACAAAGCCATCAACACCCTCAACGGCCTCAAATTACAGACGAAGACCATCAAG GTGTCCTATGCCAGACCCAGTTCAGCATCCATCCGGGATGCTAACCTGTATGTCAGCGGGCTCCCCAAGACCATGAGCCAGAAAGAGATGGAGCAGCTCTTCTCCCAGTATGGCCGCATCATCACGTCCCGCATCCTGGTGGACCAGGTCACAG GTGTCTCTCGGGGTGTGGGATTCATCCGCTTTGACAAGAGGATTGAGGCCGAAGAGGCTATCAAAGGACTGAACGGGCAGAAGCCGCTGGGCGCAGCTGAGCCCATCACAGTCAAGTTCGCGAACAACCCAAGTCAGAAGACGGGGCAGGCGCTGCTCACCCACCTCTACCAGTCATCCGCCCGGCGCTACGCAGGCCCCCTACACCATCAGACACAGCGTTTCCG GCTGGACAATTTGCTCAACATGGCCTACGGCGTCAAGAG TCCCCTGTCGCTCATCGCCAGGTTCTCGCCGATCGCCATCGATGGTATGAGCGGCCTGGCGGGCGTGGGCCTGTCGGGGGGCGCGGCGGGCGCCGGCTGGTGCATCTTCGTGTACAACCTGTCACCGGAGGCAGACGAGAGCGTGCTGTGGCAGCTGTTCGGGCCTTTTGGGGCAGTCACCAACGTCAAGGTCATCCGTGATTTCACCACCAACAAGTGCAAGGGTTTCGGCTTCGTGACCATGACCAACTATGACGAGGCGGCCATGGCCATCGCCAGCCTGAACGGCTATCGCCTGGGCGAGCGCGTGCTGCAGGTCTCCTTCAAGACCAGCAAACAGCACAAGGCGTGA
- the ELAVL3 gene encoding ELAV-like protein 3 isoform X3: MVTQILGAMESQVGGGPAGPALPNGPLLGTNGATDDSKTNLIVNYLPQNMTQDEFKSLFGSIGDIESCKLVRDKITGQSLGYGFVNYSDPNDADKAINTLNGLKLQTKTIKVSYARPSSASIRDANLYVSGLPKTMSQKEMEQLFSQYGRIITSRILVDQVTGVSRGVGFIRFDKRIEAEEAIKGLNGQKPLGAAEPITVKFANNPSQKTGQALLTHLYQSSARRYAGPLHHQTQRFRLDNLLNMAYGVKRFSPIAIDGMSGLAGVGLSGGAAGAGWCIFVYNLSPEADESVLWQLFGPFGAVTNVKVIRDFTTNKCKGFGFVTMTNYDEAAMAIASLNGYRLGERVLQVSFKTSKQHKA, translated from the exons ATGGTCACT CAGATACTGGGGGCCATGGAGTCTCAGGTGGGGGGGGGCCCGGCCGGCCCGGCCCTGCCCAACGGGCCACTCCTTGGTACAAATGGAGCCACTGacgacagcaagaccaacctcaTCGTCAACTACCTGCCCCAGAACATGACCCAGGATGAGTTCAAGAGTCTCTTCGGCAGCATTGGCGACATCGAGTCCTGCAAGTTGGTTCGGGACAAGATCACAG GGCAGAGCCTTGGCTACGGGTTTGTGAACTATTCTGACCCCAATGATGCAGACAAAGCCATCAACACCCTCAACGGCCTCAAATTACAGACGAAGACCATCAAG GTGTCCTATGCCAGACCCAGTTCAGCATCCATCCGGGATGCTAACCTGTATGTCAGCGGGCTCCCCAAGACCATGAGCCAGAAAGAGATGGAGCAGCTCTTCTCCCAGTATGGCCGCATCATCACGTCCCGCATCCTGGTGGACCAGGTCACAG GTGTCTCTCGGGGTGTGGGATTCATCCGCTTTGACAAGAGGATTGAGGCCGAAGAGGCTATCAAAGGACTGAACGGGCAGAAGCCGCTGGGCGCAGCTGAGCCCATCACAGTCAAGTTCGCGAACAACCCAAGTCAGAAGACGGGGCAGGCGCTGCTCACCCACCTCTACCAGTCATCCGCCCGGCGCTACGCAGGCCCCCTACACCATCAGACACAGCGTTTCCG GCTGGACAATTTGCTCAACATGGCCTACGGCGTCAAGAG GTTCTCGCCGATCGCCATCGATGGTATGAGCGGCCTGGCGGGCGTGGGCCTGTCGGGGGGCGCGGCGGGCGCCGGCTGGTGCATCTTCGTGTACAACCTGTCACCGGAGGCAGACGAGAGCGTGCTGTGGCAGCTGTTCGGGCCTTTTGGGGCAGTCACCAACGTCAAGGTCATCCGTGATTTCACCACCAACAAGTGCAAGGGTTTCGGCTTCGTGACCATGACCAACTATGACGAGGCGGCCATGGCCATCGCCAGCCTGAACGGCTATCGCCTGGGCGAGCGCGTGCTGCAGGTCTCCTTCAAGACCAGCAAACAGCACAAGGCGTGA